In Flavobacterium sp. WV_118_3, one DNA window encodes the following:
- a CDS encoding AraC family transcriptional regulator — translation MLTNTIALEIKKASKESTPILTTEISIADQSWPLHINYFAILWIHSGNGIVETDLMKVPYTENEIYCFNTYQAFALHSKGTTKATLLLFHANFFCIETYHHQVGCNGVLFNNSYATSKITIPSKDQDELQTLFQNIKSEIKEEELASNELVFSYLKIFLIKLTRLKSQTETLISPDIQPLPDYLLQLTNLINEHFQSQHQPAFYAEKLNTTVKTLSTATKQYYQKTVSALIIEKLIPKAKWELLHTNTQIKTIASDLGFKDEYYFSRFFKKHIGLSPKHFREEEWKIRKGFLSIP, via the coding sequence ATGCTAACAAATACCATCGCACTTGAAATTAAAAAAGCCTCCAAAGAAAGTACTCCTATACTAACAACGGAAATTTCAATTGCTGATCAAAGCTGGCCACTACATATCAATTATTTTGCAATTTTATGGATTCACAGCGGTAACGGAATTGTGGAAACCGACCTGATGAAAGTGCCTTATACCGAAAACGAGATCTATTGTTTTAATACGTATCAGGCATTTGCATTACATTCAAAAGGGACGACTAAGGCTACACTCCTATTATTTCATGCCAATTTCTTTTGTATTGAAACTTATCACCATCAGGTAGGTTGCAATGGTGTGTTGTTTAATAATAGCTATGCAACATCCAAAATTACTATTCCATCGAAAGATCAGGATGAATTGCAGACGTTATTCCAAAATATCAAAAGTGAAATCAAAGAAGAAGAACTGGCTTCAAACGAACTTGTTTTTTCTTACCTTAAGATATTCCTGATCAAATTGACACGTTTAAAAAGTCAAACGGAAACACTTATTTCACCGGATATTCAACCGCTCCCCGATTACCTGTTACAATTAACCAATCTGATTAACGAACATTTTCAGTCGCAACACCAGCCGGCTTTTTATGCCGAAAAATTAAATACTACAGTTAAAACCCTTAGTACGGCAACCAAACAATATTATCAGAAAACCGTTTCGGCACTGATAATCGAAAAACTAATCCCAAAAGCCAAATGGGAATTATTGCACACCAATACGCAAATCAAAACCATCGCTTCCGATCTTGGTTTTAAAGACGAATACTATTTTAGTCGGTTTTTTAAAAAACACATCGGACTTTCGCCCAAACACTTTCGCGAAGAAGAATGGAAAATCCGAAAAGGATTTTTGTCCATTCCTTAG
- a CDS encoding fused MFS/spermidine synthase, whose protein sequence is MISKKLLSYFIPIKIHQKKSAINKNLEVTWTNGQLVMDSKNTNYSYGSLQRILRKGLHYIGFERIRNFKSILVLGVAGGSVVKTLTDEIGFKGQITGVELDPEAIALAKQYFQIDTIPNFTIIQDDAFEFVLKTREKYDLIIIDVFQDTVMPNFLFEEFFINRINFLLTINGFILFNTMVLNSDHKQRNSDYRSRFDPNYSVRMYPKVEDHNELFTIKKLA, encoded by the coding sequence ATGATATCGAAGAAACTACTGAGTTACTTTATCCCGATTAAAATTCACCAAAAAAAATCAGCAATCAATAAAAACCTGGAAGTTACCTGGACCAATGGTCAGCTGGTAATGGATTCTAAAAACACCAATTATTCTTACGGTAGTTTACAGCGAATCCTCCGAAAAGGACTGCATTATATCGGTTTCGAGAGAATACGTAATTTTAAAAGCATCCTTGTTTTGGGTGTAGCCGGTGGTAGTGTGGTAAAAACGCTAACAGACGAAATTGGCTTTAAAGGCCAAATTACCGGTGTGGAACTCGATCCGGAAGCGATAGCACTGGCTAAACAATATTTTCAAATCGATACGATTCCGAATTTCACCATTATACAGGATGATGCTTTTGAGTTTGTTTTAAAAACCCGTGAAAAATACGATTTGATCATTATTGATGTGTTTCAGGATACGGTAATGCCGAACTTTTTGTTTGAAGAATTCTTTATAAACAGAATTAATTTTTTACTTACTATAAATGGTTTTATCTTGTTTAATACCATGGTTTTAAATAGTGATCATAAACAACGAAACAGTGATTATCGTTCGCGGTTTGATCCCAATTATTCGGTACGAATGTATCCGAAAGTAGAAGACCATAACGAATTGTTTACCATTAAAAAACTGGCCTGA
- a CDS encoding 1-acyl-sn-glycerol-3-phosphate acyltransferase: MKQNLYRFLFFKCMGWSINGTIAPEIKKCVMIVVPHTSWHDFYLGVFTRGIMNQEMNFVAKKELFTFPFGAYFRWMGGTPLNRQKNENKVDAIAKVFENKAVFRLAIAPEGTRKKVTEWKTGFYYIALKAEVPIIPVAFDYGKKEVKIGEPFYPTGNRDNDFEILEQNYVGVTGKIPEYSFVPQKKS, encoded by the coding sequence ATGAAACAAAATCTTTATCGTTTTCTATTCTTCAAGTGTATGGGCTGGTCGATTAACGGAACCATTGCTCCTGAAATCAAAAAATGTGTGATGATCGTTGTACCACATACGAGTTGGCACGACTTTTACCTTGGTGTATTTACACGCGGAATTATGAATCAGGAAATGAATTTTGTGGCTAAAAAAGAATTATTTACATTCCCTTTTGGAGCCTATTTCCGATGGATGGGCGGTACTCCATTAAACCGTCAAAAAAACGAAAATAAAGTCGATGCAATAGCCAAAGTTTTTGAAAATAAAGCTGTTTTCCGACTCGCTATAGCACCGGAAGGTACCCGAAAAAAAGTAACCGAATGGAAGACAGGGTTTTATTATATCGCCTTAAAAGCAGAAGTCCCTATAATTCCGGTTGCATTTGATTATGGTAAAAAAGAAGTCAAAATCGGTGAGCCATTTTATCCGACAGGAAACCGGGACAACGATTTTGAAATACTGGAACAAAATTATGTCGGTGTAACTGGAAAAATTCCGGAATATAGCTTTGTGCCCCAAAAAAAATCGTAA
- a CDS encoding helix-turn-helix transcriptional regulator produces the protein MVNTDDFIKRLEILLEYYGLSASAFADSIGVQRSSLSHLLSGRNKPSLDFILKIIAYYPEVDLYWILNGKGAFPKQELMPTPSPTVVASDLFTTPEESVKAVSEPKPYLSLKDAGEIERIVIFFKNGTFKEYIEK, from the coding sequence ATGGTAAACACCGATGACTTTATCAAACGACTGGAAATACTACTCGAGTATTATGGACTTTCGGCTTCGGCTTTTGCCGATTCAATTGGTGTACAACGCTCCAGTTTATCACACCTACTCTCCGGCAGAAATAAACCAAGTTTAGATTTTATACTTAAAATAATCGCTTATTATCCGGAAGTCGATCTGTACTGGATTTTAAATGGGAAAGGAGCATTTCCAAAACAAGAGTTAATGCCTACTCCATCGCCTACTGTTGTCGCATCCGATTTATTTACAACGCCAGAAGAATCCGTTAAGGCTGTATCAGAACCGAAGCCTTATTTATCTCTAAAAGATGCCGGCGAGATTGAGCGCATTGTAATCTTTTTTAAAAACGGAACTTTTAAGGAATACATAGAAAAATAA
- a CDS encoding M14 metallopeptidase family protein gives MEFKTLFKQFKKKTLSGRYITNSAIEPILKQLGPDFKVNTPAVSVKQQPIYTVEVGHGNHKIYMWSQMHGNESTTTKAVFDFINLLNSTNPLAIQLKETFRFLIVPIANPDGAAAYTRVNANEVDLNRDALNLSQPESKLLRGLYDTFQPDFCFNLHDQRTIFGAGNTGKPATVSFLAPAYNEEREINSVRKQAIGIIVAMNVALQKYIPGQIGRFDDAFNMNCIGDRFQSLGTPTILFEAGHFPGDYEREVTREYIFIAYLVALTTISKSEHVNNKTAEYFDIPQNMIVFFDFIYKNIKIDAVDNQKITNFAAQYKETLENDKIVFEAYIAETGTLSEYYGHTEYDFKKESIRNSNGTIPVINDKADFLVANKQKIVNGLLKK, from the coding sequence GTGGAATTCAAAACATTATTTAAACAGTTTAAAAAAAAGACACTTTCGGGACGCTATATTACCAATAGTGCTATAGAGCCGATTTTAAAACAACTCGGACCCGATTTTAAAGTGAATACTCCGGCCGTGTCCGTTAAACAACAACCTATATATACAGTTGAAGTAGGTCACGGGAATCATAAGATCTATATGTGGTCGCAAATGCATGGTAACGAATCAACGACGACTAAAGCTGTATTCGACTTTATAAATTTATTAAATAGTACAAATCCCTTAGCCATTCAGTTAAAAGAAACGTTTCGTTTTTTGATTGTTCCTATTGCTAATCCGGATGGTGCTGCAGCTTACACAAGGGTTAATGCGAATGAAGTGGATCTAAATCGCGATGCACTCAATTTAAGTCAGCCGGAAAGTAAATTACTACGTGGCTTATATGATACCTTTCAACCGGATTTTTGTTTTAATTTACACGATCAGCGTACAATTTTCGGAGCAGGAAATACCGGAAAACCCGCTACAGTTTCTTTTTTGGCACCTGCCTATAATGAAGAAAGAGAGATCAATTCAGTACGGAAACAGGCCATTGGCATCATTGTTGCTATGAATGTCGCGCTACAAAAGTATATTCCGGGACAAATAGGACGGTTTGACGATGCTTTCAATATGAATTGTATAGGAGATCGCTTTCAGTCATTAGGAACACCAACCATTCTTTTTGAGGCCGGACATTTTCCTGGCGATTATGAAAGAGAGGTGACACGGGAATATATTTTTATAGCTTATTTAGTTGCTTTGACAACTATTTCAAAAAGCGAACATGTTAACAATAAAACAGCTGAATATTTCGATATTCCTCAAAATATGATTGTCTTTTTTGATTTTATTTATAAAAATATCAAAATCGACGCTGTCGATAACCAAAAAATTACTAATTTCGCAGCCCAATATAAAGAAACCCTCGAAAATGATAAAATTGTCTTCGAGGCGTATATTGCGGAAACAGGGACATTATCGGAATATTATGGCCATACCGAATACGATTTCAAAAAGGAAAGCATTCGGAATTCAAATGGAACCATACCGGTAATTAATGACAAAGCTGATTTTTTAGTAGCAAATAAACAGAAAATTGTTAATGGTTTGCTAAAAAAATGA
- a CDS encoding Lrp/AsnC family transcriptional regulator codes for MSKFRLDEVDHQILDMLIDNTRVPFTDIAKKLLISAGTVHVRVKKMEDAGIIQGSSLTLDYEKLGYSFIAYVGVFLHNTSQTKFVLERINEIPFVTVAHVTTGKFNIFCKIRAKDTKHAKEVIFMIDDIDGVYRTETMISLEESINDKKRLMHTIFKDM; via the coding sequence ATGAGTAAGTTTCGTTTGGATGAAGTAGATCATCAAATTTTAGACATGTTGATTGATAATACGCGAGTGCCTTTTACCGATATTGCTAAAAAATTGCTGATCTCTGCTGGTACCGTTCACGTACGAGTAAAAAAAATGGAAGATGCAGGAATTATTCAAGGGTCTTCGTTAACACTGGATTACGAGAAATTGGGATATTCCTTTATCGCTTACGTTGGGGTTTTCCTTCACAATACTTCTCAAACCAAATTTGTATTAGAGCGTATTAATGAAATTCCTTTTGTTACCGTAGCACACGTTACTACTGGTAAATTTAATATTTTCTGTAAAATCAGAGCTAAAGATACCAAACATGCTAAAGAAGTTATCTTTATGATTGATGATATTGATGGTGTCTACAGAACAGAAACTATGATTTCATTGGAAGAAAGTATTAACGACAAAAAACGTCTGATGCACACTATCTTTAAAGATATGTAA